In Humulus lupulus chromosome 7, drHumLupu1.1, whole genome shotgun sequence, the following are encoded in one genomic region:
- the LOC133791180 gene encoding uncharacterized protein LOC133791180: protein MDQLSKPRRSSGKKQSLGTSGNVLPCKSQALKLEDKLKLEKSSCSYADLHREITKNPQKQQIDGKKIDEDELVKYMSKLPSYLQRGKTLQEKALNVGVLDWGLLERWQYGHKQMPYRNSRYSPSSSNTSSSFSTDGSPTYSTRGHSCSPSRQMTSRPSLQVHLMEHPMEGPSQVKSHGASVATFEPNETTQSGTINIPEKFIVPAPALCKKHPDAKLEKCKKSELDQKRERDTVSKNVNNDQNSDMALQTTKTQGVECLNIEKIQKPNLKSFENTPKGCKTIVLILPRSLPESNHPGELQNSNLTAFAGQKSEGCKKACMAERNSDIPHSCPLPSGVGVKESQVEHLSTLGSGAVKTNCSSGSSYSASVSPKVRLNLPRGSNLAAKKSVVAPACSTSVENSKASEMNSNKARAEKVRSTSPFYRFTITGKMSKSSSLKDNFNAGHQGSTDVSAKSVTPNSLSSAGNDSTSGKSNATSRKSSPLRRFLDPLLKPKAENCHQSVEPLKRGSVPTDRPCKSADGRHVSMALRPGKVKLDMAGCKTVNVNELAQGKKPGPTVHALFRVAVKNGLPLFTFAIDKESNILAATVKKLNATKNDGSSFIYTFFTIQDMKKKNGSWIGQGSKGKGHDYTSNVVAQMKVSDFRFSNLSTQNKFKMREFVLFSVNLRQSDNQTSDFQPNDELAAIVVKIAKKTNNPSSVKEGPENASLSDSECLLEHRSHSNSLDDVQCHSFFSSQDFVSTTVILPSAIHSLPSKGGPSSLVERWSSGGSCDCGGWDMGCKLRILANQNKAHKKLSVSKGCPITDRLELFPQEGGQENQLFFSLSPFKEGVYSVEFNSSLSILQAFSICIAALDSRKLCERSEPSKSLEEKTCGEPILVENAGTSAGSVIEAEVPSYISYPPLSPVGRV from the exons ATGGATCAGCTTTCAAAACCCAGAAGAAGTTCAGGAAAGAAACAATCTCTAGGAACTTCAGGGAATGTCTTGCCTTGTAAGAGCCAAGCTCTGAAGCTAGAAGACAAGTTAAAATTAGAAAAGTCTAGTTGCTCATATGCTGATCTCCATCGGGAAATTACAAAGAACCCTCAAAAGCAGCAGATAGATGGGAAAAAAATTGATGAAGATGAGCTTGTTAAATATATGTCGAAATTGCCAAGTTATCTGCAAAGAGGAAAAACTTTACAGGAGAAAGCTTTAAATGTGGGGGTTCTTGACTGGGGTCTTCTAGAAAGATGGCAATATGGCCATAAACAGATGCCATACAGAAATAGCAGGTATTCTCCATCAAGTAGTAACACATCCTCCTCTTTTTCTACAGATGGATCACCTACCTATTCTACTAGGGGTCATAGCTGCTCTCCTTCTCGTCAAATGACAAGCCGGCCTTCCCTACAAGTTCATCTGATGGAACATCCTATGGAAGGGCCATCCCAAGTTAAATCTCATGGAGCAAGTGTTGCAACGTTTGAACCTAATGAGACTACACAAAGTGGTACCATAAACATACCTGAAAAATTCATCGTCCCAGCTCCAGCTCTCTGCAAAAAGCATCCAGATGCCAAGCTGGAGAAATGCAAAAAGAGTGAGTTAGACCAAAAGAGGGAGAGGGATACGGTAAGCAAAAATGTGAACAATGATCAAAACTCTGACATGGCATTGCAAACAACAAAGACTCAAGGTGTTGAGTGTTTAAACATTGAGAAGATTCAAAAACCAAACTTAAAGAGCTTTGAAAATACCCCTAAAGGAtgcaaaacaattgttcttattTTGCCTAGAAGTCTCCCAGAAAGCAATCATCCTGGAGAGCTGCAAAATTCTAATTTGACAGCATTTGCTGGCCAAAAATCAGAAGGATGTAAGAAGGCATGCATGGCAGAGCGCAATTCTGATATTCCACATTCATGCCCACTTCCTTCTGGAGTTGGCGTTAAAGAGTCTCAGGTAGAACATTTGAGTACTTTAGGTTCAGGTGCAGTGAAAACCAACTGTTCATCTGGTTCATCTTACTCCGCATCAGTGTCACCTAAAGTGAGATTGAATCTACCCAGAGGCAGTAATTTAGCAGCCAAAAAATCAGTTGTAGCACCCGCATGTTCAACTTCAGTTGAGAATTCTAAAGCATCAGAAATGAACTCAAACAAAGCAAGAGCCGAAAAAGTACGGAGCACTTCACCATTTTATCGTTTTACCATTACAGGTAAGATGAGTAAAAGTTCCAGTTTGAAAGACAATTTTAATGCAGGCCACCAGGGTTCAACAGATGTTTCTGCAAAATCTGTTACGCCAAATTCTCTGTCATCTGCTGGTAATGATTCAACCAGTGGAAAATCTAATGCAACTAGCAGGAAGTCAAGTCCTCTGAGGCGGTTTCTTGACCCTCTGCTGAAGCCAAAGGCAGAAAACTGCCATCAATCTGTGGAGCCATTAAAGAGGGGTTCGGTACCAACAGACAGGCCTTGCAAATCAGCTGATGGGCGGCATGTTTCGATGGCTTTGCGGCCAGGAAAAGTAAAGTTGGACATGGCTGGTTGTAAGACAGTAAATGTCAATGAATTAGCTCAGGGCAAGAAGCCTGGACCAACAGTTCATGCTCTTTTTCGAGTTGCAGTTAAGAATGGTCTGCCTCTTTTCACATTTGCAATTGATAAGGAGAGCAACATCCTTGCAGCCACAGTAAAGAAGTTAAATGCGACAAAAAATGATGGTAGCAGCTTCATCTATACATTCTTCACCATTCAagacatgaagaaaaaaaatggaagttGGATTGGTCAAGGTAGTAAAGGCAAAGGTCATGATTACACCTCTAATGTTGTGGCCCAAATGAAGGTTTCTGATTTTAGGTTTTCCAATTTGAGTACACAGAATAAATTCAAGATGAGAGAGTTTGTATTGTTCTCTGTGAACCTGAGGCAGTCAGATAATCAGACCTCAGACTTCCAGCCAAATGATGAACTTGCAGCTATAGTTGTCAAAATTGCAAAAAAGACCAATAATCCAAGCTCCGTGAAAGAAGGGCCTGAGAATGCATCTCTTTCTGATTCAGAGTGTTTGTTGGAGCATAGATCTCATTCTAATTCTTTGGATGATGTTCAATGTCATTCTTTCTTCAGTAGTCAAGACTTTGTGAGCACAACAGTCATTCTTCCAAGTGCTATTCACAGTTTACCAAGTAAAGGAGGACCGTCATCGTTAGTTGAACGTTGGAGTTCAGGTGGATCATGTGACTGTGGGGGTTGGGATATGGGCTGCAAACTTAGGATTCTTGCAAACCAGAATAAAGCTCATAAGAAATTAAGTGTATCTAAAGGTTGTCCCATCACAGATAGATTAGAGCTTTTCCCTCAG GAAGGAGGGCAAGAAAACCAGCTGTTTTTCAGTTTATCTCCATTCAAGGAAGGGGTCTATTCAGTTGAGTTCAATTCTTCACTATCAATTTTACAAGCTTTCTCCATTTGTATAGCAGCCTTAGATAGTAGGAAACTATGTGAGCGTTCAGAACCAAGTAAATCGCTTGAAGAAAAAACTTGCGGGGAACCCATATTAGTGGAAAATGCTGGAACAAGTGCTGGCAGCGTAATTGAAGCGGAGGTTCCAAGTTACATCTCGTATCCACCACTTTCTCCAGTCGGTCGGGTCTAG
- the LOC133791182 gene encoding phosphatidylinositol:ceramide inositolphosphotransferase 3, protein MTMPLHVAREAPKLWRKICAETSVEVSLLSENWKYLLAGIFFQYLHGLAAHGVHYLHRPGPTLQDTGFLLLPELGPERAYMSETLFSVIFFSFILWTFNPFFFQSKRIYTVLIWCRVLAYLAVSQILRIMTFYSTQLPGPNYHCREGSKLARLPPPKSAIKVLLINFPHGAIYGCGDLIFSSHMIFTLVFVHTYQKFGTKRWIKQFAWVLAVIQSLLIIASRKHYTVDVVVAWYTVNLVAFFVDNKLPELPDRSIGSTTPQLLPLSTRDKDFRNKEEHQRFINGNSADTTD, encoded by the exons ATGACAATGCCGCTTCACGTCGCTCGTGAGGCTCCAAag CTATGGAGGAAAATTTGCGCAGAGACATCTGTAGAGGTTTCGCTTCTTTCCGAGAATTGGAAGTACCTTCTTGCTGGAATTTTTTTTCAG TATTTACATGGCTTGGCTGCTCATGGAGTTCACTATCTGCATCGCCCTGGACCAACACTTCAGGACACCGGGTTCTTACTTCTTCCG GAGCTTGGTCCAGAGAGAGCTTATATGAGTGAGACTCTTTTCTCTGTCATCTTTTTTTCCTTCATATTG TGGACTTTTAATCCGTTCTTTTTCCAAAGTAAAAGAATATATACAGTCCTCATTTGGTGCAGGGTTCTAGCTTATTTAGCT GTTTCTCAAATTCTACGGATTATGACATTCTATTCCACTCAACTTCCTGGTCCGAATTATCATTGTAGAGAG GGTTCAAAACTTGCAAGGCTTCCCCCTCCAAAGAGTGCAATTAAAGTGCTTTTAATCAACT TTCCTCATGGGGCTATATATGGCTGTGGTGATTTGATATTTTCATCACATATGATTTTCACCTTGGTATTTGTACACACATATCAAAAGTTCGGAACAAAGAG ATGGATTAAGCAGTTTGCTTGGGTACTTGCTGTGATTCAGAGCCTTCTAATTATTGCATCTCGCAAGCACTACACTGTTGATGTTGTTGTTGCTTG GTACACGGTAAACCTGGTAGCATTTTTTGTTGACAACAAATTGCCAG AGTTGCCTGACCGATCCATTGGTTCTACCACTCCACAACTTTTACCATTGAGCACAAGAGATAAGGATTTCAGGAACAAAGAAGAGCATCAGAGATTCATAAATGGAAATTCAGCCGATACTACAGACTGA